A genomic region of Bradyrhizobium sp. CCGB12 contains the following coding sequences:
- a CDS encoding DUF1003 domain-containing protein, whose translation MKKPLAPRPDAAPGLTPALERNIQALVERRKREQSDASIQQKVADAITSFTGSMQFVYLHVFVFGFWIAANVRWLPGISPWDESFVVLAMIASVEAIFLSTFVLISQNRMAAEADQRAELDLQISLLTEHEITKVVALLNEMASKMEIDPRQNEELQEAASDIAPERVLDKIEETKG comes from the coding sequence ATGAAGAAGCCCCTGGCGCCCCGCCCAGATGCTGCGCCGGGGCTTACGCCCGCTCTCGAGCGGAACATCCAAGCGCTAGTTGAACGCAGGAAGCGCGAGCAATCCGACGCGTCTATTCAGCAAAAGGTCGCCGATGCGATAACTTCGTTCACCGGCAGCATGCAGTTTGTTTATCTACACGTTTTTGTTTTTGGATTTTGGATAGCCGCAAACGTCCGGTGGCTCCCAGGAATTTCACCATGGGATGAAAGCTTCGTAGTGCTGGCTATGATCGCTTCCGTAGAGGCAATCTTTCTTTCGACTTTTGTGCTGATCTCTCAAAATCGTATGGCGGCCGAAGCGGATCAGAGGGCGGAGCTGGATCTGCAGATCAGTCTCCTCACTGAACATGAGATTACAAAAGTGGTCGCGCTCCTGAATGAAATGGCCTCCAAAATGGAGATCGATCCCCGCCAGAACGAAGAGCTTCAGGAAGCTGCCTCAGACATCGCGCCGGAGCGAGTTCTCGATAAGATCGAAGAGACTAAGGGCTAA